A genomic window from Halobaculum sp. MBLA0147 includes:
- a CDS encoding VIT1/CCC1 transporter family protein, translating into MIPFGGLVRQLLRREEVLAISRRYFVSNGFDGTLTCIGLVVGATLSGVSDGFTVVEIGLGATIGLGTSAVWSVWEIERAETRAEIERVERAMLTDLDDTRIQRERRGVRLVHATTSGLGPVVGISIPLTPFLLEGTLLTMGQAALVAVALGVAILGTFGAYMGSISGQRWYVAAGRMGLAGIVVAVVNYLLPG; encoded by the coding sequence GTGATCCCGTTCGGCGGGCTCGTGAGACAGCTCCTGCGACGAGAGGAGGTCCTCGCGATCTCGCGGCGGTACTTCGTCTCGAACGGGTTCGACGGGACACTCACCTGTATCGGACTCGTCGTCGGGGCCACACTCTCGGGCGTCTCGGACGGGTTCACCGTCGTCGAGATCGGACTCGGGGCGACGATCGGGCTCGGCACCTCCGCCGTCTGGAGCGTCTGGGAGATCGAACGCGCCGAGACACGCGCGGAGATCGAGCGTGTCGAACGAGCGATGCTGACGGATCTCGACGACACGCGGATCCAACGCGAACGTCGTGGCGTCCGACTCGTCCACGCGACGACGAGCGGGTTGGGACCGGTCGTCGGGATCTCGATCCCGTTGACGCCGTTCCTCCTGGAGGGGACACTGTTGACGATGGGGCAGGCCGCCCTCGTCGCCGTCGCGCTCGGTGTCGCGATCCTCGGCACGTTCGGGGCGTACATGGGGTCGATCTCGGGACAGCGGTGGTACGTCGCCGCCGGCCGGATGGGACTCGCCGGGATCGTCGTCGCCGTCGTCAACTACCTCCTCCCGGGGTGA
- a CDS encoding DUF211 domain-containing protein codes for MAPVRRIVFDVLKPDAPPLPEFAARLADTDGVATVTASLVEMDREVQTVSVTFEGGDVDVAAAETAVTELGAAVHSVDEVTCGDATGRHRDDQTERAES; via the coding sequence ATGGCCCCAGTTCGCCGAATCGTCTTCGACGTGTTGAAACCGGACGCCCCGCCGCTCCCCGAGTTCGCCGCACGGCTCGCGGACACCGACGGCGTCGCCACCGTCACGGCCTCCCTCGTCGAGATGGATCGAGAGGTACAGACCGTCTCGGTGACGTTCGAGGGAGGAGACGTGGACGTGGCGGCGGCGGAGACGGCGGTGACGGAACTCGGTGCCGCGGTCCACTCCGTCGACGAGGTCACCTGTGGAGACGCGACGGGGCGACACCGGGACGACCAGACGGAGCGAGCAGAGTCGTGA
- a CDS encoding Hsp20/alpha crystallin family protein, translating into MSTRNPFDELEQLFGRMSRQFEESSRALDPDSTLGRLTSGANEMAMDLVEHDDEFVATVDLPGFERDDVDVRVTDHTLHIDAERDEVVTEHDDDASDRDDGHYLRHERRHESLHRSVQLPDEVDRDAVAARMNNGVLTITLPRRTASEAHRIEIQSDAE; encoded by the coding sequence GTGAGTACACGCAACCCGTTCGACGAGTTGGAACAGCTGTTCGGGCGGATGAGTCGGCAGTTCGAGGAGTCGTCGCGCGCACTGGACCCGGACTCGACACTCGGACGACTGACCTCGGGTGCGAACGAGATGGCGATGGACTTGGTCGAACACGACGACGAGTTCGTGGCGACGGTCGACCTCCCGGGATTCGAGCGCGACGACGTGGACGTTCGCGTGACGGACCACACACTCCACATCGACGCCGAGCGCGACGAGGTCGTCACCGAGCACGACGACGACGCCAGCGATCGCGACGACGGTCACTACCTGCGACACGAACGCCGTCACGAGTCGCTGCACAGATCGGTACAGCTACCCGACGAGGTGGACAGAGACGCCGTCGCCGCGCGGATGAACAACGGCGTGTTGACGATCACACTGCCGCGACGCACCGCGTCGGAGGCCCACCGGATCGAGATTCAGTCCGACGCCGAGTGA
- a CDS encoding SLC13 family permease: protein MGPLSFGWTLFASPFGLSPAATATLAGTLWLATWWVTEAIPIPATSLLPVVLFPTTGVTGVAKTTAPYADPVVFLLLGGFLLAVGIERWGVHRRVALTVVTAVGLQSDRLLLGIMVSTALLSMWVSNSATAMLMLPVGAAVTAALDPDATWRPDEIPPDETPLDGDALGASASGEDHVSTGAVDGTVGAKRSPQTRFGLATMLGIAYAASIGGVATPVGSPPNAVFVGVVGSQLGIEVTFLDWLSFAGPLAAVFLLVSWGLLTALLRPTLPDGVGTEVVLRRRREALGPPSRGERRVLAVVAVVAAGWLLRPVLVAPVVPGASDAVVAIAGGVALFVVPAGDGERRRLLTWTDAARLPWGVLLLLGGGLSLANAMQTSGLDTAVARALAGLGTLPVVGLVAAFAAVVVFLTEVTSNTATAAVFVPIAITLGPSLGVPPVTLAATVALAASFAFMLPVATPPNAVVFASGYVTAGQMSRVGFWLNLLAIAALVATTYLWLPIALAPP from the coding sequence GTGGGGCCGTTGTCGTTCGGGTGGACACTCTTCGCGTCTCCGTTTGGCCTCTCGCCGGCCGCCACCGCGACACTGGCGGGGACGCTCTGGCTCGCGACGTGGTGGGTGACGGAGGCGATCCCGATCCCGGCGACGAGCCTCCTCCCGGTGGTACTGTTCCCGACGACCGGGGTGACGGGTGTCGCCAAGACGACTGCACCGTACGCGGACCCGGTCGTGTTCCTGTTGCTCGGCGGGTTCCTCCTCGCGGTCGGAATCGAGCGCTGGGGGGTCCACCGGCGGGTCGCACTGACGGTCGTCACCGCGGTCGGTCTCCAGTCCGACCGGCTCCTCCTCGGCATCATGGTGTCGACCGCGCTGCTCTCGATGTGGGTGTCGAACTCCGCCACCGCGATGTTGATGCTCCCGGTCGGAGCGGCAGTTACGGCCGCTCTCGACCCGGACGCCACGTGGCGGCCCGACGAGATCCCGCCCGACGAGACCCCGCTCGACGGCGACGCGCTCGGCGCGAGTGCGTCCGGTGAAGACCACGTCTCCACGGGGGCGGTCGACGGGACGGTCGGTGCGAAGCGCAGCCCACAGACACGCTTCGGACTCGCGACGATGCTGGGGATCGCCTACGCCGCCTCCATCGGCGGTGTCGCGACCCCCGTCGGGAGTCCACCCAACGCCGTCTTCGTCGGGGTCGTCGGGTCGCAGTTGGGGATCGAGGTGACGTTCCTCGACTGGCTGTCGTTCGCCGGCCCACTCGCCGCGGTGTTCCTGCTGGTCTCGTGGGGACTCCTGACTGCACTCCTCCGTCCGACACTCCCGGACGGCGTGGGTACCGAGGTGGTGCTCCGTCGTCGCCGCGAGGCGCTCGGACCGCCGTCGCGTGGCGAACGGCGCGTGCTCGCCGTCGTCGCCGTCGTCGCAGCCGGGTGGCTGCTCCGGCCAGTGCTGGTCGCGCCGGTGGTCCCCGGCGCGTCCGACGCGGTCGTCGCGATCGCGGGTGGTGTGGCGCTGTTCGTCGTCCCGGCCGGCGACGGCGAGCGCAGGCGTCTCTTGACGTGGACTGACGCCGCCCGCCTCCCGTGGGGAGTCTTGCTGCTGTTGGGCGGTGGACTCTCGTTGGCGAACGCCATGCAGACGAGCGGTCTCGATACCGCCGTCGCACGAGCGTTGGCCGGGCTGGGGACACTCCCGGTGGTCGGACTCGTCGCGGCGTTCGCCGCAGTCGTCGTGTTCTTGACCGAGGTCACGTCCAACACGGCCACTGCGGCGGTGTTCGTCCCGATCGCGATCACACTCGGCCCGTCGCTCGGGGTTCCGCCGGTCACACTCGCCGCGACCGTCGCGCTCGCGGCGTCGTTCGCGTTCATGCTCCCGGTCGCCACACCGCCGAACGCGGTCGTCTTCGCGAGCGGCTACGTGACTGCCGGACAGATGTCGCGAGTGGGGTTCTGGCTGAATCTACTCGCCATCGCCGCGCTCGTCGCGACCACCTACCTCTGGCTCCCGATCGCACTCGCCCCGCCGTAG
- a CDS encoding sodium-dependent transporter, with protein MTTERWSSQFGFVLATVGAAVGLGNVWRFSAVVGQNGGGAYLVPYLAAVVLCAVPMLVLELGVGRRLRTDLVSAFGTVGREYRMVGWAVLGGVLLLASYYLVLTGWVLGFFVGWLGGARTTFAAFVTGWTPVAGFLAATAITGVVVSGGVRSGIERLTTVAMPTAALLLVGLAVYGATLSGWDTAVAFLFTPRLAALTDLGVWSAAFGQVFFSMSVGQGVMLTYGSYVTDETDLLESSVVVVVADVAAALVAGLVVFPIVFSFGLQPTLGTELAFTTLPTAFRVMPLGRLVAVCFFGLLALAALSSSVALLEVGVAAAETTTRLSRSGATALTTAGVVLAGVPSALSYSPVGLTALGRPVLDVIDESVGTFALPLSALCLVAVFVWVADDDATRSELGRLFPAVKYLIPTVLVVVVAARAGGVTGPAWRLLLGRASGDGVAVVVAVLLAGLAAAVAWLSLSRLRRTG; from the coding sequence GTGACGACGGAACGGTGGTCGTCGCAGTTCGGATTCGTCCTCGCGACGGTCGGTGCCGCCGTGGGACTCGGCAACGTCTGGCGGTTCTCGGCGGTCGTCGGACAGAACGGCGGCGGGGCGTACCTCGTCCCGTACCTCGCGGCGGTCGTACTCTGTGCGGTCCCGATGCTAGTGTTGGAACTCGGTGTCGGACGACGACTCCGAACGGACCTCGTCTCGGCGTTCGGGACCGTCGGCCGGGAGTACCGGATGGTCGGGTGGGCGGTCCTCGGCGGCGTACTCCTGCTGGCGAGCTACTACCTGGTCCTCACCGGGTGGGTTCTCGGGTTCTTCGTCGGGTGGCTCGGTGGTGCGCGGACGACGTTCGCGGCGTTCGTCACCGGGTGGACCCCCGTCGCCGGCTTCCTCGCCGCGACCGCGATCACCGGCGTCGTCGTCTCGGGGGGCGTTCGGAGCGGAATCGAGCGACTCACGACGGTTGCGATGCCGACTGCGGCACTGTTGCTCGTCGGACTCGCGGTGTACGGGGCGACACTGTCGGGGTGGGACACCGCGGTCGCGTTCCTCTTCACGCCGCGACTCGCCGCGCTGACCGATCTCGGGGTCTGGAGCGCCGCGTTCGGACAGGTGTTCTTCTCGATGTCCGTCGGACAGGGAGTGATGCTCACCTACGGCAGCTACGTCACCGACGAGACGGACCTCCTCGAGTCGTCGGTCGTGGTCGTGGTCGCGGACGTCGCGGCGGCACTCGTCGCCGGACTGGTCGTGTTCCCGATCGTGTTCAGTTTCGGGCTCCAACCGACGCTGGGGACGGAGTTGGCGTTCACCACGCTACCGACCGCCTTCCGCGTGATGCCGCTCGGCCGGCTCGTCGCCGTCTGCTTCTTCGGACTACTCGCACTGGCTGCGCTGTCCTCGTCGGTCGCACTCCTCGAAGTCGGCGTCGCGGCGGCGGAGACGACGACCCGACTGTCACGGTCGGGCGCGACGGCACTCACGACGGCCGGAGTGGTCCTCGCCGGTGTCCCGTCGGCACTGAGCTACAGTCCGGTCGGGCTCACGGCCCTCGGTCGTCCGGTGTTGGACGTGATCGACGAGTCCGTCGGGACGTTCGCACTCCCGTTGTCGGCGCTGTGTCTGGTGGCCGTGTTCGTCTGGGTGGCGGACGACGACGCCACTCGGTCCGAACTCGGCCGTCTCTTCCCCGCCGTGAAGTACCTGATCCCGACCGTGTTGGTCGTCGTCGTCGCCGCGCGAGCGGGCGGCGTCACCGGACCGGCGTGGCGGCTCCTCCTCGGTCGCGCATCCGGAGACGGTGTGGCCGTGGTCGTCGCCGTACTGCTCGCCGGCCTCGCCGCGGCGGTCGCGTGGCTGTCACTCTCGCGGTTGCGTCGGACGGGGTGA
- a CDS encoding DUF2267 domain-containing protein — protein MDFDEFTGTVQHRLQLPGTGESVRATRAVLTTLGRRIPEGNAADLAASLPMEVRWYPTGAVDEHGERFDWQEYVARVAEIEGVDPPKAAYHAQVIVDLVAELVPPSDLQQLRDQLPPGEDDENWQKLFTIVDAGGWTERGESDAETVVDESDG, from the coding sequence ATGGACTTCGACGAGTTCACTGGGACGGTCCAACACCGGCTCCAACTCCCGGGAACCGGGGAGTCGGTCAGAGCGACGCGAGCGGTGTTGACGACGCTGGGGCGACGGATCCCGGAGGGTAACGCCGCAGACCTGGCGGCGTCGCTCCCGATGGAGGTTCGTTGGTACCCGACCGGCGCGGTCGACGAACACGGGGAACGGTTCGACTGGCAGGAGTACGTCGCCCGTGTCGCCGAGATCGAGGGTGTCGACCCGCCGAAGGCGGCCTACCACGCCCAGGTGATCGTCGACCTGGTGGCAGAACTCGTCCCGCCGTCGGATCTCCAGCAACTCCGAGACCAACTCCCACCCGGCGAGGACGACGAGAACTGGCAGAAGCTGTTCACGATCGTCGACGCAGGCGGGTGGACCGAACGCGGAGAGTCGGATGCCGAGACCGTCGTCGACGAGTCGGACGGGTGA
- a CDS encoding lysostaphin resistance A-like protein: MTALPRRLDRLPDVPTETRAWTALAAFGLATGGFVAGVVGILFTRPTAAALGLVGTEAFEYASGTLIQVGFAGFAVAYLLTRSDRERFVRVRRPSVEGVAWLLLGMPLTIYLGLGAGELLTTVLGPAAHHGAGGGELALVANLHLLPVAIGWQLLFAAPAEELVYRGIVHGRLRAAFDTVGVVLLGALAFGFMHFLVGLLTPGSVSALRWGLSTVVPGLVWGLAYERTDNLVVPAALHFASWTVPFETILPFV; this comes from the coding sequence GTGACGGCACTCCCACGACGACTCGACCGACTCCCCGACGTGCCGACCGAGACCCGCGCGTGGACCGCACTCGCGGCGTTCGGACTCGCCACGGGCGGCTTCGTCGCCGGGGTGGTCGGTATCCTGTTCACCCGCCCGACGGCTGCCGCGCTCGGACTCGTCGGGACGGAGGCGTTCGAGTACGCCTCCGGCACCCTCATCCAGGTCGGGTTCGCGGGATTCGCGGTCGCGTACCTGCTCACTCGCAGCGACCGCGAGCGGTTCGTCCGTGTCCGACGGCCCTCCGTCGAGGGCGTCGCGTGGCTCCTGCTCGGGATGCCGTTGACGATCTACCTCGGCCTCGGGGCCGGTGAACTGCTCACGACGGTGCTCGGCCCCGCCGCACACCACGGTGCCGGTGGCGGCGAGTTGGCGTTGGTCGCGAACCTCCACCTCCTCCCGGTCGCGATCGGGTGGCAACTGCTGTTCGCCGCGCCGGCCGAGGAGCTGGTGTACCGTGGGATCGTCCACGGCCGTCTCCGCGCGGCGTTCGACACCGTCGGCGTCGTCCTGCTCGGAGCACTCGCCTTCGGGTTCATGCACTTCCTCGTCGGGCTGCTCACGCCGGGCTCCGTGAGCGCACTCCGGTGGGGACTGTCGACGGTCGTTCCTGGCCTCGTCTGGGGACTCGCCTACGAACGCACCGACAACCTGGTCGTCCCGGCGGCGCTCCACTTCGCCTCGTGGACCGTCCCGTTCGAAACGATTCTCCCGTTCGTCTGA
- a CDS encoding ATP-binding protein, producing the protein MTFHDRSAELDALETAFESTGHAFYVVYGRRRVGKTALLKEFCTDRPHIYFLAAQESEFRQREKFVERVATHFDDRVPRIDGWDEALEYLGDRLADERLIVAVDEFPYLVDENDSLPSYLQSFVDELLVDTDSMLVLCGSSVSTMESEVLGHESPLYGRRTGQIDLEPFDFRAARSVVGYDIEDAIRSFAVTGGTPMYLTLFDYDRPLGENVRESVLSPTAVLYNESEFLLRTELRSPARYTSVLEAIATGHTTPNEVAGATGIDSGPLSKYLQTLRRLRLVDREVPVTASPKQSKRSRYHVADEFLRFWFRFVEPNRSSIEEAPGVVYERSIEPTLPDHVAPTFERICREAVWEAVRRDELPPYSEVGRWWYGEDEIDIVGLAPDTDRILFGECKWTSDPVGHTLVSDLRETAERVRWGPDTRDETFALFSRSGFVDGLADDLGDDWSLFGLDDLRALL; encoded by the coding sequence ATGACCTTTCACGACCGCTCGGCGGAACTCGACGCTCTCGAGACAGCGTTCGAGTCGACGGGGCACGCCTTCTACGTGGTGTACGGACGACGCCGTGTCGGAAAGACGGCACTGTTGAAGGAGTTCTGTACCGACCGCCCACACATCTACTTTCTCGCAGCACAAGAGTCCGAGTTTCGGCAACGCGAGAAGTTCGTCGAGCGGGTCGCGACACACTTCGACGACCGCGTCCCGCGGATCGACGGGTGGGACGAGGCACTCGAGTACCTCGGCGACCGGCTCGCCGACGAACGACTGATCGTCGCCGTCGACGAGTTCCCGTACCTCGTCGACGAGAACGACTCGCTCCCGTCGTACCTCCAGTCGTTCGTCGACGAATTACTCGTGGATACAGACTCGATGCTGGTGTTGTGTGGCTCCAGTGTGAGCACGATGGAGTCCGAGGTTCTCGGCCACGAGAGTCCGCTGTACGGCCGCCGTACGGGACAGATCGACCTCGAACCGTTCGACTTCAGAGCCGCTCGCAGTGTCGTCGGGTACGACATCGAGGACGCGATCAGGTCGTTCGCCGTCACCGGCGGCACCCCGATGTACCTCACCCTCTTCGACTACGACCGTCCACTCGGAGAGAACGTCAGAGAGAGCGTCCTCTCACCGACGGCGGTGTTGTACAACGAGTCGGAGTTCCTTCTTCGAACGGAACTACGAAGTCCGGCTCGGTACACGAGTGTTCTCGAGGCGATCGCGACCGGCCACACGACGCCCAACGAGGTCGCCGGAGCGACTGGTATCGACTCGGGCCCACTGTCGAAGTACCTCCAGACTCTCCGACGCCTCCGACTGGTCGATCGCGAGGTCCCAGTGACGGCGTCGCCGAAACAGTCCAAACGGTCGCGGTACCACGTCGCGGACGAGTTCCTCCGGTTCTGGTTCCGGTTCGTGGAGCCGAACCGATCCAGTATCGAGGAAGCGCCCGGTGTCGTCTACGAGCGGTCGATCGAACCGACCCTCCCAGACCACGTCGCACCGACCTTCGAGCGGATCTGTCGAGAAGCCGTGTGGGAGGCAGTCCGTCGAGACGAACTCCCGCCGTACTCGGAGGTCGGCCGGTGGTGGTACGGGGAAGACGAGATCGACATCGTGGGACTGGCCCCGGACACGGACCGGATTCTGTTCGGGGAGTGCAAGTGGACGAGCGATCCCGTCGGCCACACACTCGTGTCCGACCTCCGAGAGACGGCCGAACGCGTCCGTTGGGGACCCGACACACGCGACGAGACGTTCGCGTTGTTCTCGCGGAGTGGGTTCGTGGACGGTCTCGCGGACGATCTCGGCGACGACTGGTCGCTGTTCGGGCTCGATGATCTTCGCGCGTTACTGTAG
- a CDS encoding GIDE domain-containing protein produces MITGEAIAAVVFLGVALLLPASVILYKGRRYRERYRLVRDTSELAATTGRPDEPVFVTGPVGADTSVTGPVSDEAAAFVVWSIEGWRDSGKLKQWMPGAHGVRCDRLRVETDDGSVVVSVTSTASGSNFGDRLTGYETLVGVDTAEAHVEIDEFDCDREVAPDETPPERLQRLRDEVDVTEPSDTSNLIDLGRTHGTHRYREHAVESGERLTVRGTLSTPAEPGEAPRVTEPEDDPLLISTLSPDELAKRYRRAYWRLFYGPLTVIGLVLAGALVLLSI; encoded by the coding sequence GTGATCACTGGAGAGGCGATTGCCGCCGTGGTGTTTCTCGGCGTGGCACTGTTGCTGCCGGCCTCCGTGATACTCTACAAGGGTCGGCGGTACCGCGAGCGGTACCGTCTCGTGAGAGACACGTCGGAACTGGCGGCCACGACGGGTCGGCCAGACGAGCCAGTCTTCGTCACCGGACCCGTGGGCGCCGACACCAGTGTCACCGGACCCGTCTCGGATGAGGCGGCCGCGTTCGTCGTCTGGTCGATCGAAGGCTGGCGAGACAGCGGCAAGCTCAAACAGTGGATGCCGGGCGCACACGGCGTCCGGTGTGATCGACTCCGTGTCGAGACGGACGACGGGAGTGTCGTCGTCTCCGTCACCTCGACCGCGTCGGGATCGAACTTCGGCGACAGACTCACCGGCTACGAGACGCTCGTCGGGGTCGACACCGCCGAAGCCCACGTCGAGATCGACGAGTTCGACTGTGACCGCGAGGTCGCTCCCGACGAGACGCCACCGGAGCGACTCCAGCGGCTCCGCGACGAGGTCGACGTCACCGAGCCGAGCGACACGTCGAACCTGATCGACCTCGGTCGCACCCACGGGACCCACCGCTACCGCGAACACGCCGTCGAGTCGGGCGAGCGACTCACCGTTCGCGGGACGCTCTCCACGCCCGCCGAGCCCGGAGAGGCACCCCGTGTCACCGAACCCGAAGACGACCCGTTGTTGATCAGCACACTCTCGCCGGACGAGTTGGCGAAGCGATACCGCCGTGCGTACTGGCGGTTGTTCTACGGACCACTCACCGTGATCGGACTCGTGTTGGCGGGTGCGTTGGTCCTCTTGTCGATCTGA
- a CDS encoding TetR/AcrR family transcriptional regulator — MSDRRTQILEAAREILVEEGYDSLTTNRVAEAVGVTSAGIHYHFETKEELLVALIDSLREQLSETLASHDGPPEERLAAVVRRQFEMAEAVRELTAPPGIQLVVAGARPGPVQAALVSYVDTYVDHVTDVIEDGVASGVFETDDPRRVATFLASATDSAAVRSALDLSLDPLAESLTAHVLDDLYVAEPPEVGP, encoded by the coding sequence ATGAGCGACCGACGAACACAGATACTCGAGGCGGCGCGCGAGATTCTCGTCGAAGAGGGCTACGACTCGTTGACGACGAACAGAGTCGCGGAGGCGGTCGGAGTCACCAGTGCGGGGATTCACTACCACTTCGAGACGAAAGAGGAGTTGCTCGTGGCACTGATCGACAGTCTCCGAGAGCAGTTGTCGGAGACACTGGCGTCACACGACGGACCGCCGGAGGAACGGCTCGCCGCCGTCGTCCGGCGTCAGTTCGAGATGGCAGAGGCGGTACGCGAGCTGACCGCCCCACCGGGGATTCAACTCGTCGTCGCCGGAGCACGGCCCGGACCCGTACAGGCCGCCCTCGTGTCGTACGTCGACACGTACGTCGATCACGTGACCGACGTGATCGAGGACGGTGTGGCGTCTGGGGTGTTCGAGACCGACGACCCGAGACGGGTGGCGACGTTCTTGGCGTCGGCGACCGACTCCGCGGCGGTTCGAAGCGCGTTGGACCTGTCGCTGGACCCGCTCGCAGAGAGTCTCACGGCTCACGTCCTCGACGACCTGTACGTGGCGGAGCCCCCGGAGGTGGGTCCGTGA
- a CDS encoding lysostaphin resistance A-like protein: MTDSTEEAANRSRTGGPEIVRDGPALALGLVVALTGGVTVVQYGLVEFTSPPAGSLSEIGWRLATVFVPFVVGLGGFFAVRGRPVEVSPPSVTDLGYVAGGVVVAYLTFGAYVVGTTTFAPAFAHFAGVDAGAVTPESVLVGVVSLVVFSGVTVAVEEWFFRGTVQTYLRSVVGSAGAVGVTALCFAWFHVWPLGIGTPPFVGGAVYYTAMGIVFGSVYEATDNVVVPFTVHALFNAGPYVAVLVTLS, from the coding sequence GTGACGGACTCGACGGAGGAGGCCGCGAACCGGAGCCGCACGGGCGGACCGGAGATCGTCCGCGACGGACCCGCTCTGGCGCTCGGACTGGTCGTGGCCCTCACCGGTGGCGTCACCGTCGTACAGTACGGTCTCGTCGAGTTCACGAGCCCACCCGCTGGGTCCCTGTCGGAGATCGGCTGGCGACTCGCGACGGTGTTCGTCCCGTTCGTCGTCGGTCTCGGTGGGTTCTTCGCGGTCCGAGGGCGTCCCGTCGAGGTGAGCCCGCCGAGTGTCACCGACCTCGGGTACGTGGCCGGTGGTGTCGTCGTCGCGTACCTCACGTTCGGGGCGTACGTCGTCGGCACGACGACGTTCGCGCCGGCGTTCGCACACTTCGCGGGTGTCGACGCGGGTGCCGTGACACCGGAGTCCGTGCTGGTCGGTGTGGTCTCACTCGTCGTGTTCTCCGGAGTGACCGTGGCGGTCGAGGAGTGGTTCTTCCGTGGTACGGTTCAGACGTACCTGCGCTCGGTCGTCGGCAGTGCCGGCGCCGTCGGCGTCACGGCACTCTGCTTCGCGTGGTTCCACGTCTGGCCGCTCGGGATCGGTACGCCACCGTTCGTCGGCGGTGCCGTCTACTACACTGCGATGGGGATCGTGTTCGGCTCGGTGTACGAGGCGACGGACAACGTCGTGGTCCCGTTCACCGTCCACGCGCTGTTCAACGCCGGCCCCTACGTCGCCGTCTTGGTGACTCTCTCGTGA
- a CDS encoding signal peptidase I: protein MTRLSTEEPRDPRVTARRAATVGGTILLLAVVLPFVVFALPQLIGANYGFVILSGSMEPALSTGDVVIVDAGTAVGVGDVITFRDGRDVPTTHRVVEVVDGAYLTQGDANENPDPGLVSPADVLGEVTLSIPLIGYVILWANTPLGYVAFVVVPLLLLGASELYGWVRSDDGSESDDGAGSDDSVGNGAATELDDTVGNGATTGVDDGAGSDAVAGVDDATATPSTDGGSVSSASTEQAATARSVETAESAATQSAEETETEAATVSVAETDLTLSALAAGSLAAYAGWNVYGSVSVGSAPDPVAVAAATAGLFGTLAAAYVTVDGRRRASAARTAVAAVTEGAAAAPATDERGDETPADETPATGTPADESIADPSTAVSEIVEAAEPDARGGHEGADPLADRGEFGAPADRDDESPVDGEIETGVENGHGDEFEMVAEAEAVEGEDDLDDRSRDGESS from the coding sequence GTGACGCGGCTGTCGACCGAGGAGCCGCGGGACCCGCGGGTGACTGCACGCCGAGCCGCGACGGTCGGTGGCACCATCCTCCTCCTGGCCGTGGTGCTCCCGTTCGTCGTGTTCGCACTCCCGCAGTTGATCGGCGCGAACTACGGCTTCGTGATCCTCTCGGGGAGCATGGAGCCGGCGCTGTCGACCGGCGACGTGGTGATCGTCGACGCCGGGACGGCGGTCGGCGTCGGGGACGTGATCACGTTCCGCGACGGTCGCGACGTACCGACGACCCACCGCGTGGTGGAGGTCGTCGACGGTGCCTACCTGACGCAGGGTGACGCCAACGAGAACCCCGATCCCGGACTCGTCTCCCCCGCCGACGTACTCGGCGAGGTGACGCTGTCGATCCCGCTGATCGGGTACGTGATCCTCTGGGCGAACACACCGCTCGGCTACGTCGCGTTCGTGGTCGTCCCCCTGCTCCTGTTGGGTGCCTCGGAGCTGTACGGGTGGGTCCGGAGCGACGACGGGAGCGAGAGCGACGACGGCGCCGGGAGTGACGACAGCGTCGGGAACGGCGCGGCGACGGAACTCGACGACACCGTCGGGAACGGCGCGACGACGGGAGTCGACGACGGCGCCGGGAGCGACGCCGTAGCCGGCGTCGACGATGCGACGGCGACACCGAGCACGGACGGCGGTTCGGTCTCGTCGGCGTCGACCGAACAGGCGGCGACGGCGCGTTCGGTCGAGACGGCGGAATCGGCCGCGACGCAGTCGGCCGAGGAGACGGAGACGGAGGCCGCGACGGTGTCGGTCGCAGAGACGGACCTGACGCTGAGTGCGCTCGCGGCCGGGAGCCTCGCCGCGTACGCGGGGTGGAACGTGTACGGGTCGGTGTCGGTCGGCTCGGCACCGGACCCGGTCGCGGTCGCGGCGGCGACGGCGGGACTGTTCGGCACGCTCGCGGCGGCGTACGTCACCGTCGACGGGCGTCGCCGAGCGAGTGCGGCCCGCACGGCAGTCGCCGCCGTCACGGAAGGAGCAGCGGCTGCCCCCGCGACGGACGAGCGCGGAGACGAGACTCCCGCAGACGAGACTCCCGCAACCGGGACGCCAGCGGACGAGTCGATCGCCGACCCGTCGACGGCAGTGTCCGAGATCGTCGAGGCGGCGGAACCCGACGCTCGCGGCGGTCACGAGGGGGCGGACCCGCTCGCCGACCGCGGCGAGTTCGGGGCGCCAGCCGACCGAGACGACGAGAGTCCAGTCGACGGCGAGATCGAGACGGGGGTCGAGAACGGGCACGGCGACGAGTTCGAGATGGTCGCCGAGGCCGAAGCTGTCGAGGGCGAGGACGACCTCGACGACCGATCTCGGGACGGTGAGTCGTCGTGA